One genomic region from Actinocatenispora thailandica encodes:
- a CDS encoding MFS transporter, producing MAAGDRRRWLVLAVGVFAQAASCAFLYGLPALVPALRADEHLDLAGAGLVVAGPTIGLLATLIAWGAAADRYGERLVMAVGLALAAILVAVAALAVPGLTGFVVVLGLAGAAAASVNAASGRMVMGWFARDERGVAMGIRQTAQPLGVGIAALTLPGLAAHAGFRTALLLPAALCLAAAVLVLLLAADPARPDTDGTTRTGNPYRGGTLWRLHGASALLVLPQFAIAALAMEYLVGRRHWAALTAGAFLAAAQVLGALGRIGTGYWSDRVGSRLRPMRQLAVASAAVMLAFALGDAVAPWLAVLAIAAGSVITVADNGLAFTATAELAGLSWSGRALGIQNTGQNVISSLTPPLLGLIVGASNYSVGFLSAAIFPVLAIALTPVAAEHRARSTRAAPVG from the coding sequence ATGGCGGCCGGCGATCGACGCCGTTGGCTGGTACTGGCGGTCGGAGTGTTCGCGCAAGCAGCTTCCTGCGCCTTCCTGTACGGCCTGCCCGCGCTCGTGCCGGCCCTCCGCGCCGACGAGCACCTCGACCTCGCCGGCGCCGGCCTGGTCGTCGCCGGCCCCACCATCGGCCTGCTCGCCACCCTCATCGCCTGGGGCGCCGCCGCCGACCGGTACGGCGAGCGGCTGGTCATGGCGGTCGGCCTGGCCCTGGCCGCGATCCTCGTCGCCGTCGCGGCGCTCGCGGTGCCGGGCCTCACCGGCTTCGTCGTGGTACTGGGCCTCGCCGGCGCGGCGGCCGCCTCGGTCAACGCCGCCAGCGGCCGGATGGTGATGGGTTGGTTCGCCCGCGACGAGCGCGGCGTGGCGATGGGCATCCGGCAGACCGCCCAACCGCTCGGAGTCGGCATCGCCGCGCTCACCCTGCCCGGCCTCGCGGCCCACGCAGGCTTCCGCACCGCGCTGCTGCTGCCGGCCGCACTCTGTCTGGCCGCCGCGGTACTGGTGCTGCTGCTCGCCGCCGACCCGGCGCGGCCCGACACCGACGGCACGACGCGCACCGGCAACCCGTACCGCGGCGGGACGCTGTGGCGGCTGCACGGCGCGAGCGCGCTGCTGGTCCTGCCGCAGTTCGCGATCGCCGCGCTGGCCATGGAGTACCTCGTCGGCCGGCGGCACTGGGCGGCGCTGACCGCCGGCGCCTTCCTCGCCGCGGCACAGGTCCTCGGCGCGCTGGGCCGGATCGGCACCGGCTACTGGTCGGACCGGGTCGGCAGCCGGCTGCGACCGATGCGCCAGTTGGCCGTCGCGAGCGCCGCCGTGATGCTCGCCTTCGCGCTCGGCGACGCGGTGGCACCGTGGCTCGCCGTGCTGGCGATCGCGGCCGGTTCGGTGATCACCGTGGCCGACAACGGGCTCGCCTTCACCGCGACCGCGGAACTGGCCGGGCTGTCCTGGTCCGGCCGCGCCCTGGGCATCCAGAACACCGGCCAGAACGTGATCTCCTCGCTCACCCCGCCGCTGCTCGGGCTGATCGTCGGCGCCTCCAACTACTCCGTCGGGTTCCTGTCCGCGGCGATCTTCCCGGTACTGGCCATCGCCCTCACGCCGGTCGCCGCAGAACACCGCGCCCGCAGTACCCGAGCGGCACCGGTCGGCTGA
- a CDS encoding FHA domain-containing protein, with product MRFEVTRVLDSIERRLCTDPGAARAIVDLAPIVRQVELDGGRPAHLLRLGLVIDALGTHLGEPGAKVYVVVDRALITDLELTSNEKMVLRRWADDGLVEALPEVDDRLLELSAYTGLPVVSRDDFARFAGRHPWAAGAPFLIPVPGVGGAALMTRPGAAPTMPRPTLDPATQAVLGRYWRCPEPGCVLYGTPGPAQPPPRVRSGRAVCPRHGVPMHDGGPRQQATSVTIWIRGEDRGRFPVASGAPVVVGRSPEGPGGIRLGELLDDEAVHWVSRSHVRLELLDGALVVTDTSTNGTTVHTRSGPDAVPETITLHRGQQRRLGDWDVVELHEGVQLCRADRRPDASGADDAPVMAEAPTMAIRLPGSAADRRG from the coding sequence GTGCGCTTCGAGGTGACCCGCGTCTTGGACTCGATCGAGCGACGGCTGTGCACCGACCCGGGTGCCGCTCGCGCCATCGTGGATCTGGCACCGATCGTGCGCCAGGTCGAACTCGACGGCGGCCGGCCGGCGCACCTGCTGCGGCTCGGGCTGGTCATCGACGCGCTCGGAACGCATCTCGGCGAACCCGGCGCCAAGGTCTACGTGGTGGTCGACCGGGCGCTGATCACCGACCTGGAACTGACCTCGAACGAGAAGATGGTGCTGCGTCGCTGGGCCGACGACGGCCTGGTGGAGGCGTTGCCGGAGGTGGACGACCGGCTGCTGGAGCTGTCCGCCTACACCGGGCTGCCGGTGGTCAGCCGGGACGACTTCGCCCGGTTCGCCGGCCGGCACCCGTGGGCGGCCGGCGCACCGTTCCTGATCCCGGTACCGGGGGTCGGCGGCGCGGCGCTGATGACCCGCCCCGGCGCGGCGCCGACGATGCCGCGCCCGACGCTGGATCCGGCCACCCAGGCCGTGCTCGGCCGGTACTGGCGGTGTCCGGAACCGGGTTGCGTGCTGTACGGCACCCCCGGCCCGGCGCAGCCGCCACCGCGGGTCCGGTCCGGCCGGGCGGTCTGCCCGCGGCACGGCGTGCCGATGCACGACGGCGGCCCGCGCCAGCAGGCGACCTCGGTGACGATCTGGATCCGCGGCGAGGACCGCGGCCGGTTCCCGGTGGCGTCCGGCGCCCCGGTGGTGGTCGGCCGCTCCCCGGAGGGGCCAGGCGGGATCCGGCTCGGCGAGCTGCTCGACGACGAGGCGGTGCACTGGGTCAGTCGCAGCCACGTCCGGCTGGAGCTGCTGGACGGCGCCCTGGTCGTCACCGACACCAGCACGAACGGGACGACCGTGCACACCCGGTCCGGCCCGGACGCGGTACCGGAGACGATCACGCTGCACCGCGGCCAGCAGCGCCGGCTCGGCGACTGGGACGTGGTCGAGCTGCACGAGGGCGTCCAGCTGTGCCGGGCCGACCGGCGACCGGACGCGAGTGGCGCGGACGACGCACCGGTGATGGCGGAGGCGCCGACGATGGCGATCCGGCTGCCCGGTTCGGCCGCCGACCGGCGCGGCTGA
- a CDS encoding S1 family peptidase encodes MRPTRTSFRVAAVAAAALLATGAVATTAAQAAPKTPDRAAVAALVDRLGTHTAGSYLDHGTQIVTVTDEASAATVRSAGLTPKVVRYSAAHLHSITTELGRKATIPGTAWAIDPRNDRVNVTADSTVGRADLARVRQVAGRYGAAAHVRVVSGTFSTRIAGGDAIYGGGYRCSLGFNVTDGSTAYFLTAGHCGNVADTWYSDSGSSQEIGTTQDSQFPGNDFSIVKYVGGVSHPSTVDLYGGSQQITGAANAQVGESVRRSGSTTGVHGGSVTGLDATVNYQEGTVSGLIDTNVCAEGGDSGGPLFDGSTALGLTSGGSGDCSSGGETFFQPVTEPLSTYNVHIG; translated from the coding sequence ATGAGGCCCACGAGGACCTCGTTCCGAGTCGCCGCGGTCGCGGCGGCCGCCCTGCTCGCCACGGGCGCCGTCGCCACCACCGCGGCGCAGGCCGCACCCAAGACGCCGGACCGGGCCGCGGTCGCCGCACTGGTCGACCGGCTCGGCACGCACACCGCGGGCAGCTATCTCGACCACGGCACCCAGATCGTCACGGTGACCGACGAGGCCAGCGCGGCGACGGTGCGCTCCGCCGGGCTGACCCCGAAGGTGGTCCGGTACTCCGCGGCGCACCTGCACTCCATCACCACCGAACTCGGCCGGAAGGCGACGATCCCCGGTACCGCGTGGGCGATCGATCCGCGCAACGACCGGGTCAACGTCACCGCCGACAGCACGGTCGGCCGCGCCGACCTGGCCAGGGTCCGCCAGGTCGCCGGCCGGTACGGCGCCGCCGCGCACGTGCGGGTGGTGTCCGGCACGTTCAGTACCAGGATCGCCGGCGGGGACGCCATCTACGGCGGCGGCTACCGCTGCTCGCTGGGCTTCAACGTCACCGACGGCAGCACCGCGTACTTCCTGACCGCCGGCCACTGCGGCAACGTGGCCGACACCTGGTACTCCGACTCCGGCTCCAGCCAGGAGATCGGCACCACCCAGGACAGCCAGTTCCCGGGCAACGACTTCTCGATCGTCAAGTACGTCGGCGGGGTGTCGCACCCGAGCACGGTCGACCTGTACGGCGGCAGCCAGCAGATCACCGGCGCGGCCAATGCCCAGGTCGGTGAGTCGGTGCGGCGCTCCGGGTCCACCACCGGGGTGCACGGCGGGTCCGTGACCGGACTCGACGCGACGGTGAACTACCAGGAGGGTACGGTCAGCGGGCTGATCGACACGAACGTGTGCGCCGAGGGCGGCGACAGCGGCGGCCCGCTGTTCGACGGCAGTACCGCGCTGGGGCTCACCTCCGGCGGCAGCGGCGACTGCTCGTCGGGCGGCGAGACGTTCTTCCAGCCGGTGACCGAACCGCTCAGCACCTACAACGTGCACATCGGCTGA
- a CDS encoding universal stress protein, with amino-acid sequence MSIASGDTRDVDEQSRYELGTDGPRVMVVGVDGSPTSLRAAAYATGLARRQGSRLIFVYVVGYPTVPGFAAGYVGPLTEAYGQVADELQHDVVDLVNARGVAASLQVRRGDPYTELVRVADDEQADAVVVGASMQAGHKLIGSLAGRLVRASRWPVTVVP; translated from the coding sequence ATGTCTATCGCCTCCGGCGATACTCGGGACGTGGACGAACAATCGCGCTATGAGCTCGGCACCGACGGACCGCGGGTGATGGTGGTCGGCGTCGACGGATCCCCCACCTCGCTGCGGGCCGCGGCGTACGCGACCGGGCTGGCCCGCCGGCAGGGCTCCCGACTGATCTTCGTCTACGTCGTGGGCTACCCCACCGTGCCGGGCTTCGCCGCCGGCTACGTCGGCCCGCTGACGGAGGCGTACGGGCAGGTCGCCGACGAGTTGCAGCACGACGTGGTGGACCTGGTGAACGCCCGCGGCGTGGCGGCGAGCCTCCAGGTGCGGCGGGGCGACCCGTACACCGAGCTGGTCCGCGTGGCCGACGACGAGCAGGCCGACGCGGTCGTGGTCGGCGCCTCGATGCAGGCCGGCCACAAGCTCATCGGTTCGCTCGCCGGCCGGCTGGTGCGGGCCAGCCGGTGGCCGGTCACCGTCGTGCCGTGA
- a CDS encoding MFS transporter: MSVSATLPAVAHRRGSPGFRRITLALFAAGLATFTLLYCAQAVLPQLAQSYRLTPATASLAVSVATGGLAVSIIPLSALSNVTGRIPMMTVALLAAGVLGLAAAFAPSFEILLALRAVQGIALGGLQAVAMTYLAEEVDHGALGFATGLYVAGNGIGGMAGRLLASLLADLGGWRLALGAIGVLGLVCTVLFRLSIPASRRFVPEPLAPRRLAAAVGRAFTDGGLIRLYAVGFLLMGCFVTVYNFLGFRLLAAPFRLSATLVGLIFVVYLAGSSSSATAGRLADRFGRPRVFWITAVVTLVGLAVTLSGRLALVIIGLVLVTAGFFAGHSVASGWAGARGRAVDAQGAAVYLLCYYLGSSVGGSLGGVAYGYGKWPATVAYGAALVAGALLIGLTLRRGVPALRRRILSVAGEHR, translated from the coding sequence GTGAGTGTTTCGGCCACCCTCCCCGCGGTCGCGCACCGGCGCGGCAGCCCCGGCTTCCGCCGCATCACGCTGGCGTTGTTCGCCGCCGGCCTGGCCACGTTCACCCTGCTGTACTGCGCGCAGGCGGTGCTGCCGCAACTCGCCCAGTCGTACCGGCTGACACCGGCCACCGCGAGCCTCGCCGTCTCGGTGGCCACCGGTGGGCTGGCGGTCTCGATCATCCCGCTGTCCGCGCTGTCCAACGTGACCGGCCGGATCCCGATGATGACCGTCGCGCTGCTCGCCGCCGGGGTGCTGGGCCTCGCCGCCGCCTTCGCGCCGTCGTTCGAGATTCTGCTGGCGTTGCGGGCGGTGCAGGGCATCGCGCTCGGTGGTCTGCAGGCGGTCGCGATGACCTACCTCGCCGAGGAGGTCGACCACGGTGCGCTCGGCTTCGCGACCGGGCTGTACGTGGCGGGCAACGGGATCGGCGGGATGGCCGGCCGGTTGCTCGCCTCGCTGCTCGCCGATCTCGGCGGCTGGCGCCTGGCACTGGGCGCGATCGGCGTGCTCGGACTCGTCTGTACCGTGCTGTTCCGCCTGTCGATCCCGGCCTCGCGCCGGTTCGTGCCGGAACCGTTGGCGCCGCGCCGGCTCGCCGCCGCCGTCGGTCGCGCGTTCACCGACGGTGGGCTGATCCGGCTCTATGCGGTCGGTTTCCTGTTGATGGGCTGCTTCGTCACCGTCTACAACTTCCTCGGCTTCCGGCTGCTCGCTGCGCCGTTTCGGCTGTCCGCCACCCTGGTCGGCCTGATCTTCGTGGTCTACCTCGCCGGGTCCTCCTCGTCGGCGACGGCCGGCCGGCTCGCGGACCGGTTCGGCCGGCCGAGGGTGTTCTGGATCACCGCGGTGGTCACGTTGGTCGGTCTGGCCGTCACGCTGTCCGGCCGGCTCGCCCTGGTGATCATCGGCCTGGTGCTGGTGACGGCCGGCTTCTTCGCCGGCCATTCGGTCGCGAGCGGCTGGGCCGGCGCGCGCGGCCGAGCCGTCGATGCCCAGGGAGCGGCCGTATACCTGCTCTGCTACTACCTCGGCAGCAGCGTCGGTGGCTCGCTCGGCGGCGTCGCCTACGGGTACGGGAAGTGGCCCGCGACGGTCGCCTACGGCGCGGCGCTGGTCGCCGGTGCGCTGCTGATCGGGCTCACCCTGCGTCGAGGTGTACCTGCCCTGCGTCGCCGGATCCTGAGCGTTGCCGGTGAACATCGATGA
- a CDS encoding penicillin-binding transpeptidase domain-containing protein gives MLVTACGLAACSSDRDDASRALSAFLTDWHAGALQKASYAKGSGAQVASAYRKVAGDLADVHPTLSAGSVQVDGAKASAPVRVSWPLGGHDWRYTTTVHLAKTDGDWRIAWDGATVHPKLTGDGHLVLTSEQGPRASIMDGSGQPMVTNRPVVYVGVQPNRVDDAAALAKQLGDALDLDLSDLPKRVKDAAPTAFLDVVTLRKADYEKVKSKIHDLPGTVFRDGSLPLAPSRTFARALLGTVGPVTKEMMDKHPGRYQIGDTAGQSGLQAQYEQRLAGGAGVTVTVSGSKQALYRGKPVAGKPVATTLDPKVQQAADDALGTQTKHRTALVAIRISTGKVLAVANGPDGGSDDLALTASVPPGSTFKVVTALSYLAAGVTPDSTVDCPEYATVSGRKFHNENNYQLGKVPFRTDFAQSCNTAFVGLSGKLGPDTLTKQAAALGIGAKWQLGPDVNSGSVPPAKTAVDRAAAAFGQGKTTVSPIAMAGISAAVARGHWTQPTLVTSPAYHPAKAGPQLPAKDLAALKSMMRSVVTDGTATVLQSVPGGPVYGKTGTAEYGSGAEPPSHSWFTGWQGDIAFAAFVEGGGTNEQAVAAPLVGKFLTNLNG, from the coding sequence GTGCTGGTGACAGCGTGCGGACTGGCCGCCTGCAGCTCGGATCGGGACGACGCGAGCAGGGCACTGTCCGCGTTCCTGACCGACTGGCACGCCGGCGCCCTGCAGAAGGCGTCGTACGCCAAGGGCAGCGGCGCCCAGGTGGCCTCGGCGTACCGCAAGGTGGCCGGCGACCTCGCCGACGTGCACCCGACGCTGTCCGCCGGTTCGGTCCAGGTCGACGGTGCCAAGGCCAGCGCACCGGTCCGGGTGTCCTGGCCGCTCGGCGGGCACGACTGGCGTTACACCACCACCGTGCACCTGGCCAAGACCGACGGCGACTGGCGGATCGCCTGGGACGGCGCGACCGTGCACCCGAAGCTGACCGGCGACGGGCATCTGGTGCTGACCAGCGAACAGGGCCCCCGAGCGTCCATCATGGACGGTTCCGGGCAGCCGATGGTGACCAACCGGCCGGTGGTGTACGTCGGCGTGCAGCCCAACCGGGTCGACGACGCCGCCGCGCTCGCGAAGCAGCTCGGCGACGCGCTCGACCTCGACCTGTCCGACCTGCCGAAGCGGGTCAAGGACGCGGCGCCGACCGCGTTCCTGGACGTCGTGACGTTGCGCAAGGCCGACTACGAGAAGGTCAAGTCGAAGATCCACGACCTGCCCGGCACCGTCTTCCGGGACGGCAGCCTGCCGCTCGCGCCGAGCCGCACCTTCGCCCGGGCGCTGCTCGGCACCGTCGGCCCGGTGACGAAGGAGATGATGGACAAGCACCCGGGCCGCTACCAGATCGGCGACACCGCCGGCCAGTCCGGCCTGCAGGCGCAGTACGAGCAGCGGCTCGCCGGCGGCGCCGGCGTCACCGTGACCGTCAGCGGCAGCAAGCAGGCGCTGTACCGCGGCAAGCCGGTCGCCGGCAAGCCGGTGGCGACGACGCTGGACCCGAAGGTGCAGCAGGCGGCCGACGACGCGCTCGGCACCCAGACCAAGCACCGCACCGCGCTGGTCGCGATCCGGATCTCCACCGGCAAGGTGCTCGCCGTCGCGAACGGGCCGGACGGCGGCTCGGACGATCTCGCGCTGACCGCCTCGGTACCGCCGGGGTCGACGTTCAAGGTGGTGACCGCGCTGTCCTACCTGGCCGCCGGGGTCACCCCGGACTCCACAGTGGACTGTCCGGAGTACGCGACGGTGTCCGGCCGCAAGTTCCACAACGAGAACAACTACCAGCTGGGCAAGGTGCCGTTCCGCACCGACTTCGCGCAGTCCTGCAACACCGCGTTCGTCGGGCTGTCCGGCAAGCTCGGCCCGGACACCCTGACCAAGCAGGCCGCCGCGCTCGGCATCGGCGCGAAATGGCAGCTCGGCCCGGACGTCAACAGCGGCTCGGTGCCACCGGCCAAGACCGCGGTCGACCGGGCGGCCGCCGCCTTCGGGCAGGGCAAGACCACGGTCAGCCCGATCGCGATGGCCGGCATCAGCGCCGCGGTGGCCCGCGGTCACTGGACCCAGCCGACTCTCGTCACCTCGCCGGCGTACCACCCGGCGAAGGCCGGCCCGCAGCTGCCGGCCAAGGACCTGGCAGCGCTCAAGTCGATGATGCGCTCGGTGGTCACCGACGGCACCGCGACGGTGCTGCAGTCCGTACCGGGCGGGCCGGTGTACGGCAAGACCGGGACCGCCGAGTACGGCTCCGGCGCCGAACCGCCGAGCCATTCCTGGTTCACCGGCTGGCAGGGCGACATCGCGTTCGCCGCGTTCGTCGAGGGTGGCGGTACCAACGAGCAGGCGGTGGCCGCTCCGCTGGTGGGCAAGTTCCTCACCAACCTCAACGGCTGA
- a CDS encoding LysR family transcriptional regulator: MQMAEEETIAAAVRHLAPRLAVLRAVAADEHVTHVAQALGVPQPTVSRWLAELAETLEVPVLARTGRRVRLTRSGRELAEAAGAALTALETGIRRAVEEHDPDSGRVVFAFLHTMGGVQVPELLREFRRHHPRVRFALQQAGHAEMVRRVLDGEVDLALTGPLPEPGERLATALLLRQRLVVAVPVGHRLADRRRVRLAELRGEEFVGLKPGYGLRRITDELCAAAGFTPRLSCVGEEVDTIRGLVAAGLGLAVLPPSVPRPPRGLVEVPVTPQATRSIGLVWPADRPLSPAAARFRDFALARRL, encoded by the coding sequence ATGCAGATGGCCGAGGAGGAGACGATCGCCGCCGCGGTGCGGCACCTCGCACCGCGCCTCGCCGTGCTGCGCGCCGTCGCGGCCGACGAGCACGTGACGCACGTCGCGCAGGCGCTGGGCGTACCGCAGCCGACCGTGAGCCGCTGGCTCGCCGAGCTGGCCGAGACGCTGGAGGTGCCGGTGCTCGCGCGCACCGGCCGCCGGGTGCGACTGACCCGGTCGGGCCGGGAACTCGCCGAGGCGGCCGGCGCCGCGCTCACCGCGCTGGAGACCGGCATCCGCCGCGCCGTCGAGGAACACGACCCGGACAGCGGCCGGGTGGTCTTCGCGTTCCTGCACACGATGGGCGGCGTGCAGGTGCCCGAGCTGCTGCGCGAGTTCCGCCGGCACCATCCGCGGGTGCGGTTCGCGTTGCAGCAGGCCGGGCACGCCGAGATGGTGCGCCGGGTGCTCGACGGCGAGGTCGATCTCGCCCTCACCGGCCCGCTGCCCGAACCCGGTGAGCGGCTCGCCACCGCGCTGCTGCTGCGGCAACGACTGGTCGTGGCGGTACCGGTGGGCCATCGGCTCGCCGACCGGCGCCGGGTGCGGCTCGCCGAGCTGCGCGGCGAGGAGTTCGTCGGCCTCAAACCCGGGTACGGGCTGCGCCGGATCACCGACGAGCTGTGCGCGGCGGCCGGTTTCACGCCCCGGCTCAGCTGTGTCGGCGAGGAGGTGGACACGATCCGCGGGCTGGTCGCGGCCGGGCTGGGCCTCGCGGTACTGCCGCCGTCGGTGCCTCGGCCGCCGCGCGGCCTGGTGGAGGTGCCGGTCACGCCGCAGGCGACGCGCTCGATCGGCCTGGTCTGGCCGGCCGACCGGCCGCTGTCCCCGGCCGCCGCCCGGTTCCGCGACTTCGCCCTCGCCCGGCGCCTGTAG
- a CDS encoding S53 family peptidase, whose protein sequence is MRHTLIRRAALAVGVSALALPFAASAAQAAPTRQAVSGSTPAWATPANRAGNPSSSQRVDVQVFLKLRHTASAERFANQVSTPGSKQYGKYLTAKQFNARYAPTADSVRTVRNFLRQQGLTVDGVGQGNRYVSASGTVAELNKAFGADLHTYSYRGHKLRAPGKQATLPANVGNLVLSVNGLAQTGPLRTPFHHKVVSNSSAAKTRSAAPKAAPAPAQCSNFWGEHNQTMPQAYGRTEFPTYICGYGTDQLQTAYGVKKAIATGTNGAGTTIAIVDAYASPTMQADADQYAVDNGQGHYAKGQYSEKVFKPFDMQGECGGEDGWNGEEAIDVEAAHAMAPGASIKYVGAKNCDTGLDAALNWIVQNHQADIVSDSWGNLGEDIPASAIAAEHTIFVQAAAEGIGMYFSSGDSGDEVTAGNTPSAQPDYPASDPYVTAVGGTSLAVGSDSSYGFETGWGSTRAVVDYSQDPAAYSQAPPGEFYGGAGGGTSTLFDQPAYQQGVVPTSLSQQYGGAPARVVPDVAALADPYTGMAVGRTIDGEYTLQTWGGTSLACPLFAGIQADASQGRSTPIGFANPLMYQLKAGSFRDVAPQRTPVAVATPTGSSLVTFDRDSSLFTAPGYDNVTGVGSPNGTSYLRAVASGSHRGHGGGHHRHH, encoded by the coding sequence ATGCGGCACACCCTCATCCGACGCGCCGCTCTCGCGGTGGGCGTCAGCGCTCTTGCGTTGCCGTTCGCTGCGAGCGCAGCGCAGGCCGCACCAACCCGACAAGCGGTGTCGGGCAGCACACCGGCATGGGCCACCCCAGCCAACCGCGCCGGCAATCCCAGCTCCAGCCAGCGCGTCGACGTCCAGGTCTTCCTGAAGCTGCGGCACACCGCGAGCGCCGAGCGGTTCGCCAACCAGGTGTCCACCCCGGGCTCCAAGCAGTACGGCAAGTACCTGACGGCCAAGCAGTTCAACGCGCGCTACGCGCCGACCGCCGACAGCGTCCGCACGGTGCGCAACTTCCTGCGCCAGCAGGGCCTCACCGTGGACGGCGTCGGCCAGGGCAACCGGTACGTCAGCGCCAGCGGCACCGTCGCCGAGCTGAACAAGGCGTTCGGCGCCGATCTGCACACGTACTCCTACCGCGGCCACAAGCTCCGGGCGCCGGGCAAGCAGGCGACCCTGCCGGCGAACGTCGGCAACCTGGTGCTGTCGGTCAACGGCCTGGCCCAGACCGGCCCGCTGCGCACGCCGTTCCACCACAAGGTGGTCAGCAACAGCAGCGCCGCGAAGACCCGCAGCGCCGCCCCGAAGGCGGCACCGGCCCCGGCCCAGTGCTCGAACTTCTGGGGCGAGCACAACCAGACCATGCCGCAGGCGTACGGGCGCACCGAGTTCCCGACCTACATCTGCGGCTACGGCACCGACCAGCTGCAGACCGCGTACGGCGTGAAGAAGGCGATCGCCACCGGTACCAACGGCGCCGGCACCACGATCGCCATCGTCGACGCGTACGCCTCGCCGACCATGCAGGCCGACGCCGATCAGTACGCGGTGGACAACGGCCAGGGCCACTACGCCAAGGGCCAGTACTCCGAGAAGGTCTTCAAGCCGTTCGACATGCAGGGCGAGTGCGGCGGCGAGGACGGCTGGAACGGCGAGGAGGCCATCGACGTCGAGGCGGCGCACGCCATGGCGCCGGGCGCGAGCATCAAGTACGTCGGGGCCAAGAACTGCGACACCGGCCTGGACGCCGCGCTCAACTGGATCGTCCAGAACCACCAGGCCGACATCGTCTCCGACTCCTGGGGCAACCTGGGCGAGGACATCCCGGCCAGCGCCATCGCCGCCGAGCACACGATCTTCGTGCAGGCCGCGGCCGAGGGCATCGGCATGTACTTCTCCTCCGGTGACAGCGGCGACGAGGTCACCGCGGGCAACACCCCGTCGGCGCAGCCCGACTACCCGGCCTCCGACCCGTACGTCACCGCGGTCGGCGGCACCAGCCTCGCGGTCGGCAGCGACAGCAGCTACGGCTTCGAGACCGGCTGGGGCTCCACCCGCGCGGTGGTCGACTACAGCCAGGACCCCGCCGCGTACTCGCAGGCCCCGCCCGGTGAGTTCTACGGCGGCGCCGGCGGCGGCACCAGCACCCTGTTCGACCAGCCGGCGTACCAGCAGGGCGTCGTCCCGACCAGCCTCTCCCAGCAGTACGGCGGGGCGCCGGCCCGGGTCGTCCCGGACGTCGCCGCGCTCGCCGACCCGTACACCGGGATGGCGGTCGGCCGCACCATCGACGGCGAGTACACCCTGCAGACCTGGGGTGGCACCAGCCTGGCCTGCCCGCTGTTCGCCGGCATCCAGGCGGATGCCAGCCAGGGCCGCAGCACCCCGATCGGCTTCGCCAACCCGCTGATGTACCAGCTGAAGGCGGGCTCCTTCCGCGACGTCGCGCCACAGCGCACGCCGGTCGCGGTGGCCACACCGACCGGCTCGTCGCTCGTCACGTTCGACCGTGACTCGTCGCTGTTCACCGCGCCGGGCTACGACAACGTGACCGGCGTCGGGTCGCCGAACGGCACCAGCTACCTCAGGGCCGTCGCCAGCGGGTCGCACCGCGGCCACGGCGGTGGGCACCACCGGCACCACTGA